A section of the Opitutaceae bacterium genome encodes:
- a CDS encoding class I SAM-dependent methyltransferase: MRKFLQRLRGQLHRLRYDRYWRTRPAQWSYGINIIDQALSTGSYRTVLDAGCGRGDVVAHLLRKGYEARGVEVSQFAVQNGEVVTGEVLQGDLASLPFPDRHFDLVFSSEVLEHIPADQIPKVARELVRVCGRRLFLTISLRPSSQNNAFHCTLRSRNWWEQRFIEAGAQPVSDLVARFQQRGPFDNREVILRGPASGLIGEIEGFLTHPPYSFGGELEPWYFIFEPAGSALPPNSH; encoded by the coding sequence ATGAGAAAATTCCTGCAACGATTGCGCGGACAACTTCATCGCTTGCGCTACGACCGCTACTGGAGAACCCGTCCCGCCCAGTGGAGCTACGGCATCAACATCATCGATCAAGCTCTCTCCACCGGAAGCTATCGCACCGTGCTCGACGCCGGATGCGGTCGCGGCGATGTCGTTGCACACCTGCTCCGAAAGGGCTATGAGGCGCGCGGCGTCGAAGTGTCGCAATTCGCCGTGCAGAATGGCGAAGTGGTCACTGGGGAGGTGCTGCAGGGCGACCTGGCCAGTCTGCCCTTCCCGGACCGTCACTTCGATCTCGTTTTTTCCTCCGAAGTGTTGGAGCACATACCGGCGGATCAAATTCCCAAAGTAGCGCGGGAGCTGGTGCGTGTATGCGGGAGACGACTCTTCCTTACGATAAGCCTTCGCCCCAGCAGCCAGAACAATGCATTCCATTGCACTCTGCGCTCACGGAACTGGTGGGAGCAGCGTTTCATTGAAGCGGGCGCCCAACCCGTGTCCGACCTGGTCGCGCGATTTCAACAGCGCGGACCGTTTGACAACCGCGAGGTCATCCTGCGCGGCCCCGCATCCGGTCTCATCGGAGAAATCGAGGGCTTTCTCACTCATCCTCCCTACAGTTTCGGAGGTGAACTTGAACCGTGGTATTTCATATTCGAGCCGGCGGGTTCCGCTCTCCCTCCGAACTCGCATTAG